In Triticum aestivum cultivar Chinese Spring chromosome 5B, IWGSC CS RefSeq v2.1, whole genome shotgun sequence, the following proteins share a genomic window:
- the LOC123110184 gene encoding protein AMEIOTIC 1 homolog codes for MSATAIHASAVLRRRAIADDLGLDAHHDAYWAAAPRLYDFSKHHLFNHHHHHHDDHDDKLDLKPEHDDLDPKPEHDQDLPKPEQKRDLAKKEHQRDPAPRPDPLPPAPSPRAPSPAPPPRKPTSAHLCLLALQGTGLGWGVRKRVRYVTRHRAARHDDRRARLSPAVVAENPHDRRPAPATAVHESADADEGSSSNVKTKDLLGLLGETRADAEEGGESGRQEEEEEEEREVPAVEEEKTTRKRRRRKPGSVHSFSLPKRRVRKPAPAPKLEVFEDADAGPEAESDRKVAARADKAKRKRKDVRRRGRGVAKRAKKAAPPVPEVERKVVKAEKKRCPPEEEEEERKVVKKEKKTNLPEQKKDERTAVKAERKRGPPEEERTAVVLVAVKRERKSKAPLRGRAVTVTEEPETKPPRAGVKAEEAAAAAAALAAAPRGMVDRWTATRYAAAEASLLGVLRRFGARPGKTVPRGELRQAARKHVGDTGLLDHLLKHTADKVPRGSAERIRRRHTADGTMEYWLEPAELAALRREVGVDPYWVPPPGWKRGDPVSADGYALKAKKQVEELTKELAGVKRHMQQLVKAHQGTMNNEVKPEAPKACISHDPYQDKYECVLKANGNLEKQVLSLEEKYAGATRSNGKLEQEVLFLKEKYEAVLEKNSRLEQQVAALSTSFLSLKEGMQFLNDGEQQQQQQQLRIMGAEPRLLLCARECRQADRQEPSNGAGDQLADGGRRREWPHEAQPSSPRTPTAARVASVDDDGCAMDGGLELPPTPPSASSTNAASSAKLLLLPAPDSPVQPPPQPPATSSSSARVDVGLQEPAESRSGGLDLQLRHTAQDATASLPFPCGAAAGLPEGGKTATAGGRGRVGTELALATPSY; via the exons ATGAGCGCCACGGCCATCCACGCCTCCGCCGTCCTgcgccgccgcgccatcgccgACGACCTCGGCCTCGACGCCCACCACGACGCCTACTGGGCCGCCGCGCCCCGCCTCTACGACTTCTCCAAGCACCACCtcttcaaccaccaccaccaccaccacgacgaCCACGACGACAAACTCGACCTCAAGCCGGAGCACGACGACCTCGACCCCAAGCCGGAGCACGACCAGGACCTCCCCAAGCCGGAGCAGAAGCGCGACCTCGCCAAGAAGGAGCACCAGCGCGACCCGGCGCCGCGCCCGGATCCGCTCCCACCCGCGCCGTCCCCGCGAGCGCcttcgcctgcgccgccgccgagGAAGCCCACGAGCGCGCACCTCTGCCTGCTCGCGCTGCAGGGCACCGGCCTCGGCTGGGGCGTGCGGAAGCGGGTCCGCTACGTCACCCGCCACCGCGCCGCGCGCCACGACGACCGCCGCGCACGCCTTTCGCCCGCCGTCGTCGCCGAGAACCCGCACGATCGCCGTCCCGCGCCCGCCACTGCCGTCCACGAGAGCGCGGACGCGGACGAGGGCAGCTCCAGCAACGTCAAGACCAAGGACCTGCTCGGGCTGCTCGGGGAGACGCGGGCGGACgccgaggagggaggagagagcggccgccaggaggaggaggaggaggaggagcgcgaggtgccggccgtggaggaggagaagacgacgaggaagcggaggaggaggaagcccgGCAGTGTCCACAGCTTCAGCCTCCCCAAGCGGAGGGTCCGGAAGCCCGCTCCCGCTCCAAAGCTCGAGGTTTTCGAGGACGCCGACGCGGGGCCGGAAGCAGAGAGCGACCGCAAGGTGGCGGCCAGGGCGGACAAggccaagaggaagaggaaggACGTTCGTCGCCGTGGCCGTGGCGTCGCCAAGCGCGCCAAGAAGGCGGCCCCGCCGGTGCCGGAGGTGGAGCGCAAGGTGGTCAAGGCGGAGAAGAAGAGGTgcccgccggaggaggaggaggaggaacgcaAGGTGgtcaagaaggagaagaagacgaACCTGCCAGAGCAGAAGAAGGACGAGCGCACGGCGGTCAAGGCGGAGCGGAAGAGGGGCCCGCCGGAGGAGGAGCGCACGGCGGTGGTGCTGGTGGCCgtcaagagggagaggaagagcaagGCTCCTCTCCGCGGCCGCGCCGTCACCGTCACGGAGGAGCCGGAGACGAAGCCCCCACGCGCCGGCGTCAAGgccgaggaggccgccgccgccgcagccgccttgGCCGCGGCGCCGCGCGGCATGGTCGACCGGTGGACGGCCACGCGCTACGCGGCCGCCGAGGCGTCGCTGCTCGGCGTCCTGCGCCGCTTCGGCGCGCGCCCCGGCAAGACCGTCCCCCGCGGCGAGCTGCGGCAGGCGGCGCGCAAGCACGTCGGCGACACGGGCCTCCTCGACCACCTCCTCAAGCACACCGCCGACAAGGTGCCGCGCGGCAGCGCCGAGCGCATCCGCCGCCGCCACACCGCCGACGGCACCATGGAGTACTGGCTCGAGCCGGCCGAGCTCGCGGCCCTGCGCCGGGAGGTCGGCGTCGACCCGTACTGGGTGCCGCCGCCAGGGTGGAAGCGCGGGGACCCCGTCTCCGCCGACGGCTACGCGCTCAAGGCAAAGAAGCAGGTGGAGGAGCTCACCAAGGAGCTCGCCGGAGTAAAAAG GCACATGCAGCAGCTGGTGAAGGCACATCAAGGCACAATGAACAATGAAGTGAAGCCTGAGGCACCCAAAGCCTGCATTTCTCATGACCCTTATCAG GACAAGTATGAGTGTGTGCTGAAGGCCAATGGCAATCTGGAAAAGCAAGTTCTGTCCTTGGAG GAGAAGTACGCCGGCGCGACACGGTCGAATGGCAAGCTGGAGCAGGAGGTTCTGTTCCTCAAG GAGAAGTATGAGGCTGTGCTTGAGAAGAACAGCAGGCTGGAGCAGCAGGTGGCTGCTCTGTCCACTTCTTTCCTGTCTCTCAAG GAGGGCATGCAGTTTCTGAATGatggggagcagcagcagcagcagcagcagctgcggATCATGGGAGCGGAGCCGCGTCTTCTTCTGTGCGCCAGGGAGTGCCGCCAAGCTGACAGGCAGGAACCGAGCAATGGCGCAGGCGACCAGCTCGCCGACGGCGGGAGGCGCAGGGAGTGGCCGCACGAGGCGCAACCGTCGTCCCCGCGGACCCCGACGGCGGCGAGGGTCGCGTCCGTGGACGACGACGGGTGCGCGATGGATGGTGGTTTGGAGCTCCCGCCCACGCCGCCGTCGGCATCCTCCACCAACGCCGCCTCCTCCGCCAAGCTCCTGCTCCTCCCCGCCCCGGACTCGCCGGTCCAGCCACCCCCGCAGCCGCcggccaccagcagcagcagcgccaGGGTTGACGTCGGCCTCCAGGAGCCAGCGGAGTCCCGCTCCGGCGGCCTCGACCTGCAGCTCCGGCACACGGCGCAGGACGCGACGGCGTCGCTGCCGTTCCCGTGCGGAGCCGCCGCCGGCCTGCCGGAAGGCGGGAAGACGGCGACGGCCGGCGGCCGCGGCAGAGTGGGCACCGAGCTGGCCCTCGCCACCCCCTCCTACTGA